The following coding sequences are from one uncultured Methanobrevibacter sp. window:
- a CDS encoding pyrroline-5-carboxylate reductase, which translates to MKIGVIGYGNMGSMIVNNILKLNLLLDDEELIVSNRHLNKFESLIEEYPEENLNITSDNKEVATQCEKILISVETPQFKEIIEEIKPFINEKTHIIYTCAGLNFNHIKPLFDGKLSLVIPTLASTVTSNNSISSLARRKGVTLVKHNSKVELQERLFVEDLFNEFSYVRKIDNPIYFKEEEDNLHPADNELEMSTIISSCGPAFIAMMIDTFAQTCSDSSNMPKDEIEDMILKTIIGTAMLKDDQGLSNNDIINKVATKKGITQEGVDLLDKKFHKISKSLIRTLLNRYDEVYKDMDKTYLKK; encoded by the coding sequence ATGAAAATAGGAGTTATCGGATACGGAAATATGGGATCAATGATAGTAAATAACATACTAAAACTTAATTTACTATTAGATGACGAAGAATTAATTGTTTCAAATAGACACCTTAATAAATTTGAAAGTTTAATTGAAGAATATCCAGAAGAAAATCTAAACATTACTTCAGATAACAAAGAAGTCGCAACACAATGTGAAAAGATCCTTATTTCCGTCGAAACTCCTCAATTTAAGGAAATCATTGAAGAAATCAAACCTTTCATCAATGAGAAAACACACATCATATACACCTGTGCAGGACTTAACTTTAACCATATCAAACCATTATTCGATGGAAAATTAAGTTTAGTAATTCCTACTTTAGCTTCAACTGTCACTTCAAATAACTCAATAAGTTCACTGGCAAGAAGAAAAGGAGTTACCCTTGTAAAACACAATTCTAAAGTTGAATTGCAAGAAAGACTCTTCGTTGAAGACCTATTCAATGAATTCAGTTATGTCAGAAAAATTGACAATCCAATATACTTCAAGGAAGAAGAGGATAATCTCCATCCTGCAGATAATGAATTGGAAATGAGTACAATCATCAGCAGTTGCGGACCTGCATTCATTGCCATGATGATCGATACATTCGCTCAAACTTGCAGTGACTCCTCAAACATGCCTAAAGATGAAATAGAGGATATGATCCTAAAGACAATTATTGGTACTGCAATGCTAAAGGATGATCAAGGATTATCCAATAATGACATTATCAATAAGGTAGCCACTAAAAAAGGAATCACCCAAGAGGGAGTCGATTTATTGGATAAGAAATTCCATAAAATAAGCAAATCATTAATCAGAACACTATTAAACAGATACGATGAAGTTTATAAGGATATGGATAAAACATATCTTAAAAAATAG
- a CDS encoding alpha/beta fold hydrolase, with product MTLRYYNNLAYYEIGEENSETILFLHAKLLDKWIWKKQKEDYDKYFKGFHCIFLDLPNHGDSKSEQEFSIEKSSIEISEFIAHILNHKDIKKINIVALGIGGSIAIEILNENPKIIDNLILSGLEIADYKESELDSVANGLAKAQSEYLNEKSDIFITKAYLRYFGISKEHYNDVERILDISISDERKIAFESLNYTIPESLKNNENTIEKDNVLIIYGSKEDLNCTKSAIDLKNIFTNAKLVEIIKGNHLWNIIDYELFNTTISDFIKSGNIGENPKIRILE from the coding sequence ATGACTTTAAGATATTACAATAATTTGGCATATTATGAGATTGGAGAGGAAAACAGTGAAACAATACTGTTTTTGCATGCTAAATTATTAGATAAATGGATTTGGAAAAAGCAAAAGGAAGACTATGATAAATACTTCAAAGGATTCCACTGCATATTCCTTGATCTTCCAAATCATGGTGACAGCAAATCCGAACAAGAATTCAGCATAGAAAAATCCTCTATTGAAATATCTGAATTCATAGCTCATATTCTTAACCATAAAGATATCAAAAAGATAAATATTGTAGCTTTAGGAATTGGGGGATCAATAGCTATTGAAATCCTAAATGAAAATCCAAAAATAATAGACAATCTCATATTATCTGGGCTTGAAATAGCAGATTATAAAGAAAGCGAATTAGATAGCGTTGCAAATGGACTTGCAAAGGCACAATCAGAATACCTAAATGAAAAATCAGACATTTTCATTACAAAGGCCTATTTAAGATATTTTGGAATCAGCAAGGAACACTACAACGATGTTGAAAGGATTTTAGACATTAGCATTAGCGACGAAAGGAAAATAGCTTTTGAATCATTGAATTACACAATCCCTGAAAGCTTAAAGAACAATGAAAATACCATTGAAAAGGACAATGTTCTCATAATCTATGGAAGCAAAGAAGACTTGAACTGTACAAAATCTGCAATAGATTTGAAAAACATATTCACTAATGCAAAATTAGTTGAAATCATAAAAGGCAACCACCTCTGGAATATAATCGATTATGAATTGTTCAACACCACCATATCTGATTTCATTAAATCTGGAAACATTGGAGAAAATCCAAAAATAAGGATTTTAGAATAA
- a CDS encoding FprA family A-type flavoprotein: protein MKADAYKIVDNVYWVGVLDWDIRDYHGYTLNGTTYNCYLVFGEDKVALIDNVYPGKSEQFWGRIKDAFEKEGREFKIDVVIQNHIENDHSGSLGEVVAKFPDVEVYCSKKAEPGLKNHLPELADFEFNTVKTGDSLDIGGKTFQFVNAPMLHWPDSMFTMLMEDGILFSNDAFGQHICLSERLDKDVDPVILTEAARKYYANLITLSSPMVGRKIEELAKLGLVDILKMIAPCHGQIFTDPNFIIDLYTKWSTGTYEGNKITFIYDTMHHSTQRMAHAMAEGVMSEGVEVKMYFMHDDDKSDAVTDVLDSKAIFVGAPTMMNNPFPGIGDVMYYLNCLSFGNIETKKAVVFGSKGWAGGSARILAANLEGAGFEVVEQMELDFKPTEEQLEECYELGKKVAQMIKE, encoded by the coding sequence ATGAAGGCTGATGCATACAAAATCGTAGATAATGTTTACTGGGTAGGTGTTTTAGACTGGGATATCCGTGACTACCATGGTTATACCTTAAATGGAACTACCTACAACTGTTATTTAGTATTTGGGGAAGATAAGGTAGCTTTAATCGATAATGTTTATCCTGGAAAATCTGAACAGTTCTGGGGAAGAATCAAAGATGCATTTGAGAAGGAAGGAAGGGAATTCAAAATCGATGTCGTTATCCAAAACCACATTGAAAATGACCACAGCGGTTCCTTAGGTGAAGTTGTTGCAAAATTCCCTGATGTTGAAGTATACTGTTCCAAAAAAGCTGAACCAGGACTTAAGAACCATTTGCCTGAACTTGCAGACTTTGAATTCAATACAGTAAAAACCGGTGACTCATTGGATATTGGTGGAAAAACTTTCCAATTCGTAAATGCACCTATGCTTCACTGGCCTGACAGCATGTTTACAATGTTGATGGAAGATGGAATATTGTTCTCCAACGATGCATTCGGTCAGCACATCTGCTTGTCTGAAAGATTGGATAAGGATGTAGACCCAGTTATCTTAACTGAAGCTGCAAGAAAATATTACGCTAACTTGATTACCCTTTCATCTCCAATGGTTGGAAGAAAAATTGAAGAGCTTGCAAAATTAGGATTAGTGGACATTCTAAAGATGATTGCTCCATGTCACGGTCAAATCTTCACCGACCCTAACTTCATCATTGACCTATACACAAAATGGTCTACAGGTACTTATGAAGGAAATAAGATTACCTTCATTTACGACACTATGCACCATTCAACCCAAAGAATGGCTCATGCTATGGCTGAAGGTGTAATGAGTGAAGGGGTTGAAGTCAAGATGTACTTCATGCATGATGATGACAAATCTGATGCTGTGACTGACGTACTTGATTCAAAGGCAATCTTTGTAGGAGCTCCTACCATGATGAACAATCCTTTCCCAGGTATTGGGGATGTAATGTACTACTTGAACTGTCTCAGTTTTGGAAACATTGAAACCAAAAAGGCAGTTGTCTTCGGTTCCAAAGGTTGGGCAGGAGGTTCTGCAAGAATCTTGGCTGCAAACCTTGAAGGAGCAGGATTTGAAGTCGTAGAACAGATGGAACTTGACTTCAAGCCAACTGAAGAGCAACTTGAAGAATGTTACGAATTAGGTAAAAAAGTAGCTCAAATGATTAAAGAATAG
- a CDS encoding DUF2283 domain-containing protein has translation MKSKDNIFEVEYFYNESIDTLGIKVKRDFQYMETIEMDEGILLDFDIDNVPTALELLNASEKLRVPKESFEKIHCFKMKVCVDKDSILMCAIFGFMVPNKDDEYELNYFIENNFDLIPTETELVIA, from the coding sequence GTGAAGTCAAAAGATAATATATTTGAAGTTGAATATTTTTATAATGAATCTATAGATACTTTAGGCATAAAAGTCAAGAGAGATTTTCAGTATATGGAAACAATTGAAATGGATGAAGGCATTTTATTGGATTTTGATATCGATAACGTTCCAACTGCATTGGAGCTGCTTAATGCTTCAGAAAAATTAAGGGTTCCTAAAGAAAGCTTTGAAAAGATTCATTGCTTTAAGATGAAAGTTTGTGTTGATAAAGATTCCATTCTAATGTGTGCAATATTTGGATTTATGGTTCCAAATAAGGATGATGAATATGAATTGAATTATTTCATTGAAAATAACTTTGATCTTATTCCTACTGAAACTGAATTGGTGATAGCTTAA
- a CDS encoding tetratricopeptide repeat protein gives MSDRDFNKDGQTYFELKEYKKAIECFDKAIEINPEDEVAWFNSGFAYFKLKDYTNSTNSFKKAISIFDSILNENPDDGMAREGRSLAEHMIKQISSKENRNIEYMNLVGIVRKVHDPMELKESEYLQIIELSDSSSAIRAILWNENTALNINKGDIIGIENGFVEYDSQESVGYRINTDETSKVVVNPKIEEGLLQFLKESVDISLTDIGDIDEDSAEIDILARVVTLFETYSYKTKEDSGIVSSAILADNTGSIKAFFWNGKAQVPIMSKAYKIENARARRSDEGMELHIGQGSRMIGEDDLPNEEKANLKSFEELESLLYDYKKIKDLKENDIGIKVIGKIMDVQDTFEFEENGTKFLVRVIDIEDDTGSIKVNLWDEMADYKYTIGNFIKIQNPTVVYNKNTCNLELSVGDDCNIIEPSFKEINSIFS, from the coding sequence ATGTCAGATAGGGATTTCAATAAGGATGGACAGACTTATTTTGAATTGAAGGAATACAAAAAGGCCATTGAATGCTTTGACAAAGCCATAGAAATCAATCCAGAAGATGAGGTGGCTTGGTTCAATAGTGGATTTGCCTATTTTAAACTAAAGGATTATACTAATTCAACCAATTCATTCAAGAAGGCAATTTCCATTTTTGATAGCATTCTAAATGAAAATCCTGATGATGGCATGGCTCGAGAGGGAAGATCTTTGGCAGAGCATATGATTAAGCAAATCTCCTCAAAAGAAAATAGGAATATTGAATACATGAATCTTGTAGGTATTGTTAGAAAAGTACATGACCCTATGGAACTTAAAGAGTCAGAATACCTTCAAATCATTGAACTCTCTGATTCCTCATCAGCAATAAGGGCAATTCTCTGGAATGAAAACACTGCTTTAAACATTAACAAGGGAGACATAATTGGAATAGAAAACGGCTTTGTTGAATATGACAGTCAAGAGTCAGTTGGATACAGAATCAATACAGACGAAACCTCAAAAGTGGTTGTCAACCCTAAAATCGAAGAGGGTTTGCTTCAGTTTTTAAAGGAATCTGTTGACATTTCATTGACTGACATCGGAGATATTGATGAGGATTCAGCAGAAATCGATATTTTGGCTAGAGTGGTCACATTGTTTGAAACTTATTCATACAAGACAAAGGAAGATTCAGGGATTGTTTCATCAGCTATTCTTGCAGACAATACAGGAAGCATTAAGGCATTCTTTTGGAATGGAAAGGCTCAAGTTCCAATCATGTCAAAAGCATATAAGATTGAAAATGCAAGAGCAAGACGAAGTGATGAGGGTATGGAACTTCATATAGGCCAAGGTTCTAGGATGATTGGTGAGGATGATTTGCCTAATGAAGAAAAGGCTAATCTAAAATCCTTTGAAGAGCTTGAAAGTTTATTATATGATTATAAAAAGATAAAAGACTTGAAAGAAAATGATATTGGTATTAAAGTAATTGGAAAAATAATGGATGTTCAAGACACTTTTGAGTTTGAGGAAAACGGAACCAAATTTTTAGTTAGAGTCATTGACATTGAAGATGACACAGGTTCCATAAAAGTTAATTTATGGGATGAAATGGCTGATTACAAGTATACCATAGGGAACTTTATCAAGATTCAGAACCCAACAGTCGTTTATAATAAAAATACATGTAATTTAGAGTTAAGTGTTGGTGATGATTGCAATATAATTGAGCCTTCCTTTAAGGAAATTAATAGTATTTTCAGTTAG
- a CDS encoding flavodoxin encodes MSSIVIYFSRTGENYFGGELKNIEKGNTEVIAEYIQELDNADLFKVEPAVEYPSDYMKCIDVAKKEQQEDARPEIKETLESIDAYDTVYIGFPNWWGTLPMPMFTQLEQLDFEGKTVKPFVTHEGSGFGSSQKDLKKLCEGALIKKGLSIPGAGVYDAKEAVKSWINE; translated from the coding sequence ATGTCAAGCATTGTAATTTATTTTTCAAGAACTGGTGAAAACTACTTTGGTGGAGAACTTAAAAACATTGAAAAAGGAAACACAGAAGTGATTGCAGAATACATTCAGGAATTGGATAATGCAGACTTATTCAAAGTTGAACCTGCAGTTGAATATCCTTCTGATTACATGAAATGCATTGATGTTGCTAAAAAGGAACAGCAAGAAGATGCAAGACCTGAAATAAAAGAAACATTAGAAAGCATTGATGCATATGATACTGTATACATCGGTTTTCCAAACTGGTGGGGAACATTGCCAATGCCTATGTTTACCCAATTGGAACAATTGGATTTTGAAGGAAAAACAGTTAAGCCTTTTGTAACCCATGAAGGTTCCGGTTTCGGATCATCCCAAAAAGACTTGAAAAAGTTGTGCGAAGGCGCTCTAATCAAAAAAGGATTATCAATTCCTGGCGCTGGCGTATATGATGCAAAAGAAGCTGTAAAATCATGGATTAATGAATAA
- the thsA gene encoding thermosome subunit alpha, with protein MAQINQPMYILRDDTERFQGNQALRMNIFASQLLASIVRTTLGPKGMDKMLVDKKMGDVVVTNDGATILQEMDIAHPAAKMLVEIARKQENVVGDGTTTVVIIAGELLKKAMELYEDGIAIPTILIGYRLAVAKAMEILYSISTDARDPDTLFGIAKTAMTGKGSDYAKDELAQLLVQAALKVEEGEKLDKTLIKIHRINGGSVEDSLIVDGIYIDQGRANEAMPEEMRDCKIALMKYPLELKDLENAKVDFTDPLQMQAFLDSEQETLKEIADKIIDSGCNVLFCQKGIDDVVQHHLSKAGIMAFKRVKNTDVKRIMKATGAELITNIEDLTPDVLGKAGYIHQEKVFDQIITFIEECEDPKASSILIRGSTRHVSSEIERAMEDALGVVAATVEDGKVVYGGGAPEIEIARQLKAYANTISGREQVAVNAFADALEIVPRTLSENAGLNTIDLLVELRAAHEENINMGLDVFEGKVVDMKEAGVVEPQRVKKQAIQAAQEACEMILRIDDLVAAAGALQKVDPDENLDHSGMPPAPGMGGMGGMPPMM; from the coding sequence ATGGCACAAATTAATCAACCTATGTATATTTTACGTGATGATACTGAAAGATTTCAAGGAAATCAAGCTTTAAGAATGAATATTTTTGCAAGCCAACTATTAGCAAGCATTGTAAGAACCACTCTTGGTCCAAAAGGAATGGACAAAATGTTAGTGGACAAGAAAATGGGTGATGTGGTTGTAACCAACGATGGAGCAACTATCTTACAGGAAATGGATATTGCACACCCTGCAGCAAAAATGCTTGTGGAAATTGCAAGAAAACAAGAGAATGTAGTTGGAGACGGAACCACTACAGTTGTAATCATTGCTGGTGAATTGCTTAAGAAAGCAATGGAATTATACGAAGATGGAATTGCAATCCCAACCATTCTCATCGGATACAGATTAGCAGTTGCAAAAGCAATGGAAATCTTATACAGCATTTCTACCGATGCAAGAGACCCAGACACCTTATTTGGAATTGCAAAAACCGCAATGACAGGTAAAGGTTCCGATTATGCTAAGGATGAACTTGCACAATTGCTTGTTCAAGCTGCACTCAAAGTTGAAGAAGGAGAAAAATTAGACAAAACTCTCATAAAGATTCACAGAATCAATGGTGGAAGTGTAGAAGACTCCTTAATTGTTGACGGTATCTACATTGACCAAGGTAGAGCTAATGAAGCTATGCCTGAAGAAATGCGTGATTGTAAAATCGCTTTAATGAAATATCCTTTAGAATTGAAAGATTTGGAAAACGCTAAAGTGGACTTCACTGACCCATTGCAAATGCAGGCTTTCCTTGACAGTGAACAGGAAACCCTTAAGGAAATTGCAGATAAGATCATTGACTCTGGCTGTAATGTGCTCTTCTGTCAAAAAGGTATTGATGATGTAGTCCAACATCACTTGTCCAAAGCTGGAATCATGGCATTCAAAAGAGTTAAGAACACTGACGTAAAGAGAATCATGAAAGCTACCGGTGCTGAACTCATTACCAATATTGAAGACTTGACTCCTGACGTATTAGGTAAGGCAGGTTACATACACCAAGAAAAGGTCTTTGACCAAATCATTACCTTCATTGAAGAATGTGAAGACCCTAAAGCAAGTTCCATTTTAATCCGTGGAAGTACCAGACACGTTTCATCTGAAATCGAAAGAGCTATGGAAGACGCATTAGGTGTAGTTGCAGCTACTGTTGAAGATGGAAAAGTCGTATACGGTGGAGGAGCTCCTGAAATTGAAATCGCAAGACAATTGAAAGCTTATGCTAACACTATCAGCGGAAGAGAACAAGTGGCTGTAAATGCATTTGCAGACGCTTTGGAAATAGTGCCAAGGACCTTATCTGAAAACGCTGGTTTAAACACCATTGACTTGCTTGTAGAACTCAGAGCAGCTCATGAAGAAAACATCAATATGGGATTGGATGTATTTGAAGGTAAAGTAGTGGATATGAAAGAAGCTGGTGTTGTTGAACCTCAAAGAGTCAAGAAGCAAGCTATCCAAGCAGCTCAAGAAGCTTGTGAAATGATCTTGCGTATTGACGACTTGGTTGCAGCAGCTGGTGCACTTCAAAAAGTGGATCCTGATGAAAACTTAGACCATAGTGGTATGCCTCCTGCACCTGGTATGGGCGGAATGGGCGGAATGCCTCCTATGATGTAA
- a CDS encoding pseudomurein-binding repeat-containing protein, producing MISVKNLTLLLAVLLMGFCLITSVSAMDIDDSSSIDDSNDLSGASVSSGSDYVASDSNSNNLESENAGSSNVNSENEVLNTDNTVEDSDSEHNSNIANNKAVLGASSQSDSAVLQANAKVKTTLKGSSSSIYRGNYYTLTLTDSKGKVLSGQKLSYNINGKTYTLTTDSKGSTYLQINLKEGKYTMVCSYGGSGAYDSSRLSVTLSVLKNPNAFTVKEIEDAASNVENFVLKNKRLPNTVKVGSKTLKISEFSYLSSQLISNLNSNKKGDVILLSGISDGKSSSASLKTTVYKAQYLDLAKNVVSFIGSKKVPPTEILIKDASKKSVGNANFNLYTFAFAKILDFHKSKNYLPNYCTFESSAFNQASSLKATILKGSSNTITRGNNYKLTLTDGNGKALSGQKLSYAINGKTYTLTTDSKGSTYLQINLKAGKYPMVCSYAGSKVYKSAKNSVTLTVLDNPNAFTVKEIENAATNVKNYVLKNKRLPNTVKVGSKTLKISEFTYLSSKAVSNLNSNNKKDIVLLSGISNGGSSTYSLKTTVYKAQYVDLAKRSASNIESKKVPSAYLSVKDSSNKAHNADLNLYTFAFAKILDFHKSHNNLPNYCTFESSVYAPLKKSTSIKASSNSVNKGDAYSVTLVDNAGNGLANQKITFTLSGKTYTQTTNSKGVASLKIDLNQGTYSVVSSYAESSIYESSKLSNTVTVKDTNRFSISEIETAATNVKNYVNSHDALPSTVTVANKKLSISQFSYLMTKAVYNINAGNTNYIALPTGISNSNSEGDSMDATVYKAQYVDLAKRVISFAESNKVPPVYAKVYSSSGKSLGNAEFDLYTYSFAKILDFHKSHKNLPNYCTFESSVFKGITVPPINISSKIPYNSSQFKAGLNEKNTESDLARYLVGTGQSAITSSISNLASQLTKGLKTDEAKAQAIYNYVRDEIDYSYYANSKHGASGTLSAGSGNCVDQASLVVALCRASGIEARYAHAKGCRFSSGLVTGHVWAQILVNGVWYAADATSVRNKLGNIQNWNTNSYSNLNRYAAVPF from the coding sequence ATGATTTCAGTTAAGAATCTCACATTACTTTTAGCGGTTTTACTTATGGGATTTTGTTTGATCACATCAGTTTCCGCTATGGATATTGATGATTCATCTTCTATAGATGATTCAAATGACTTATCTGGTGCTAGCGTTTCTAGTGGCTCTGATTATGTTGCTAGTGATTCAAATTCAAATAATTTGGAATCTGAAAATGCTGGTTCAAGTAATGTAAATTCAGAAAATGAAGTTTTAAATACTGATAATACTGTAGAAGATTCTGATTCGGAACATAATTCTAACATTGCAAATAATAAGGCTGTTCTTGGGGCTTCCTCACAATCTGATAGTGCAGTTTTACAAGCTAATGCTAAAGTTAAAACCACTCTCAAGGGAAGTTCAAGTTCCATTTACAGAGGTAATTATTATACTCTTACTTTGACTGATAGCAAAGGGAAAGTCTTAAGTGGTCAAAAATTGAGTTACAATATCAACGGTAAAACATATACATTGACAACAGACTCAAAAGGTTCCACTTATCTTCAAATAAACTTGAAGGAAGGTAAATACACTATGGTCTGTTCTTATGGGGGATCTGGTGCTTATGACTCTTCAAGATTATCTGTGACTTTATCTGTATTGAAAAATCCTAATGCATTCACTGTTAAGGAGATTGAAGATGCAGCTAGCAATGTTGAGAATTTTGTCTTAAAGAATAAAAGATTGCCTAATACTGTGAAAGTAGGTTCTAAAACTCTTAAGATATCTGAGTTTTCTTATCTTTCATCCCAATTGATATCAAATTTGAATTCAAATAAGAAAGGTGATGTAATACTTTTATCAGGTATTTCAGATGGCAAATCTTCTTCTGCTTCACTAAAAACTACTGTTTATAAAGCACAATATCTTGACTTAGCAAAAAATGTAGTTTCTTTCATTGGTTCTAAAAAGGTACCTCCTACTGAAATTCTTATTAAGGACGCTTCTAAGAAGTCTGTAGGAAATGCAAATTTCAATTTGTATACCTTTGCTTTTGCAAAAATTTTAGATTTCCATAAGTCTAAAAATTATTTGCCTAATTATTGTACTTTTGAAAGTTCAGCATTTAATCAAGCAAGCAGTTTAAAAGCAACAATTCTTAAAGGAAGTTCAAATACCATTACTAGAGGCAATAATTATAAGCTTACATTAACTGATGGCAATGGTAAAGCTTTAAGCGGTCAAAAGTTAAGTTATGCTATCAATGGTAAAACTTATACATTGACAACAGACTCTAAAGGTTCCACCTATCTTCAAATAAACTTGAAAGCAGGCAAGTATCCTATGGTCTGTTCTTATGCTGGTTCAAAAGTTTACAAATCCGCTAAGAATTCCGTTACTTTAACTGTATTGGATAATCCTAATGCTTTCACTGTTAAGGAGATAGAAAATGCAGCTACTAATGTTAAGAATTATGTTTTAAAGAATAAAAGATTGCCTAATACTGTGAAAGTAGGTTCTAAAACTCTTAAGATATCTGAGTTTACCTATTTATCATCAAAGGCAGTATCCAATCTCAATTCTAACAATAAAAAGGATATAGTTCTTTTAAGCGGTATTTCTAATGGAGGCTCTTCTACATATTCATTAAAAACCACTGTTTATAAAGCTCAGTATGTGGATTTAGCAAAAAGATCAGCTTCTAATATAGAATCTAAAAAGGTACCTTCTGCTTACTTGTCTGTAAAAGACAGTTCAAACAAGGCACACAATGCAGATTTAAATTTATATACATTTGCATTTGCTAAGATTTTAGATTTCCATAAATCTCATAATAATTTGCCTAATTACTGTACTTTTGAAAGTTCTGTATATGCTCCTCTTAAAAAATCCACTTCCATAAAAGCTAGTTCAAACAGTGTAAATAAAGGCGATGCATATTCTGTAACATTAGTGGATAACGCAGGTAATGGTTTAGCTAATCAGAAGATTACATTTACATTATCTGGAAAAACATACACTCAAACCACTAACTCCAAAGGAGTGGCTTCCTTAAAGATTGATTTAAATCAGGGAACCTATTCAGTGGTTTCATCTTATGCAGAATCTTCCATTTATGAATCATCTAAGTTATCAAATACAGTAACTGTAAAAGATACAAATAGATTTTCCATAAGTGAAATCGAAACTGCAGCTACTAATGTAAAGAATTATGTTAACTCTCATGATGCGTTGCCTAGTACCGTTACAGTTGCAAATAAAAAATTAAGTATTTCACAATTCTCATATCTAATGACTAAAGCTGTCTATAATATTAATGCTGGTAACACAAATTATATTGCTCTTCCAACTGGAATCTCCAATTCTAATTCTGAAGGGGATTCCATGGACGCTACAGTTTATAAAGCACAATATGTTGATTTAGCAAAAAGAGTAATATCCTTTGCGGAATCTAATAAGGTTCCCCCTGTTTACGCTAAGGTTTATAGTAGTTCTGGTAAATCTTTAGGTAATGCTGAATTTGATTTATATACTTATTCATTTGCTAAGATTTTAGATTTCCATAAATCTCATAAGAATTTACCTAATTACTGTACTTTCGAAAGTTCTGTATTCAAAGGAATTACAGTTCCTCCAATTAACATCTCATCTAAAATACCTTATAATTCAAGTCAATTCAAAGCAGGTTTAAATGAGAAAAATACAGAATCAGATCTTGCCAGATATTTGGTTGGCACTGGCCAATCAGCTATTACAAGTTCAATCAGTAATTTAGCAAGTCAATTGACTAAAGGTTTAAAAACTGATGAGGCAAAAGCTCAAGCAATCTATAATTATGTCAGAGATGAAATTGATTATAGTTATTATGCAAACTCTAAACATGGTGCTTCAGGTACCTTAAGTGCTGGTTCAGGAAATTGTGTGGATCAGGCAAGTTTAGTTGTTGCATTGTGCAGAGCTTCAGGCATTGAAGCAAGATATGCTCATGCAAAAGGCTGTAGATTCTCAAGTGGTTTAGTAACCGGACACGTATGGGCTCAAATTCTCGTAAATGGTGTTTGGTATGCTGCTGATGCTACAAGTGTGAGAAATAAATTAGGTAATATCCAAAATTGGAACACTAATTCATATAGCAATTTGAATAGATATGCTGCTGTACCATTCTAG